TAGACTATGTCCGAATCCTGCACCAGGAGAAACTTCCTTGCCGGGATATCTCCCCAGGGAAGCTTCTGCAATCTGGTATGCTCTCTCACTGTATGCTCCCGGACCGGTCTTCCTTTCCTGATAAATGCCTTGACCGTATGCTGTTTAACCCTGACCTGCACCGTACCGAAGGAACCTTTCTCTGCCCCATACTGATGAGTTTTGGCATACGGCACGTTGGTGGCGATCTCCAGGAAATCCGGCCCGGTCGTCGATGATCCCGGCCCGGTCAGGCTATTCAGCAATATCCCGCTTTTCCGCAGAGTCTGGCCGGTCTTGCCTTTCCCCCGGCCACGGCTCAAGGCCCGCTTCGATGGCTCCCACTTCACCGGCCTTCCGCCCTCGGCAAAATTCCTGGAGATGCTCCGCTGCATCCTGCCCTGGAAATCCTGGAAGACCGGGCGCATATCCTCCAGCCGGTGCGCGACCTGAATAAACGTGGTTTGGACTTCCTTACAATTGCTGGTGATGCTGAAAACAAGCGGGCCTGGCATTGCTATACTCCATTAAAAGATTCTTCGCTCATGTCGGTAAGACAACACAGTAATATTTCTCCCGCAGAGACGCAGAGACGCAAAGAAAAAAAGACAAATTATTTTCTCTGCGCCTTTGCGTCTCTGCGGGAGACCGTTTCTCCATTCATCAAAATCCCTCCATGTTAGCCCTGGTGAAAACAGCGCTATTCGAGCTGATGCTCACTTCATTGGGAGGAGAATCAGCCACCGGAGTCGCGGCCCCCAGGGCAGCCTTGCCCTCGGTGACCAGCTTGAGATAAGCGATTGCCTGATGGTGCCGGTCTTTACGGATTTCCGGTATCTCGATATCACGCCTGGCATAAAGGTTATAAATGGCCATATCCACGGCGTACTTTCGGATCAGCTCCGGCACCGGAGTCAGCGGCACGGCATACAGCTTCTGGCAATAGCCGTCGATCTCCGCGCTGGCGTCAATTATCGCCTTATCGACGACGGCCTCCAGGGTCTCGTCCATTTCGGTCTTCAGCCCGCTGTCATCCGTAAGCTTGATAACCATCGAAATGGAAATCTGATCCGGGTAAATATCGGCTTTGGTGCAATAGGGTATCGTTGGCATTGGTTCCTCCCTATAATGTATAGAAGAGTGAAAATCCTATAGAGGGGATTTCCCGCAGAGACGCAGAGGCGCAGAGAAAATAATTTGTCTTTTTTACCTCTGCGCCTCTGCGTCTCTGCGGGAGAAATATTAAGGAGAATGAGCCGGAATTACCAGATAGCCGTTATCACGCTAACCCAGGAATTAGGATCTTCACAGATGTACACATGATTGGCATCCCAGGCGATATCACCAGGATATCCCGGTGATGTCGCTGTCGCAGGAGTTTTCCGCTAAACCCTATTTCCCCTTTTTCCCCTTCGCGGGGCCGGATGGCTCCGAACCATCATCAGCGACAGGTCCCTCTAGCTTGCCATTGGCAGCAGAGGCATCCTCCTGGCTGCTGACCTGTGCTGGGATTTCCAGCACAATCAGCATCGGATCAGCCTTGAGCCGCGCAACCTGCTCATCGGTGAACCGTCCATCGGGGTAATCGACTGGCTTCTCGGAATGCCGGACCCCGCACCGGCAAAAGCCCTCTTTTTTTGACACGATCCGTAACATCGAATTCTCCTTTTTTTACTGACCACTGACCACTATCTTGCACTTACTCCATTACGACAGCCACGGCAGACACAGCGGCTTGGCGGTGTTGTAATACACGTTGGTTGCTCCGGCCTGGTTTCTCTCCGCCAGCAGAATTTCCCGCGCGTTGCCATCGAGGGACGGCGGATAAACCAGTAAGTCAGGCATGATTCCCAGGGGGACTCCATTATCGTTCTTGAAGGCCATCATGGCCGACCTGGCCGCCGCGTAGTTAGTCGCATCGAGCGTATCCTTGCTGGCGTAAGCCAACTGCCACAATCCATAGCCGACATTTCCCCGGTAATCGACTCCATAGCGGTACTTCTTGCGCATAAACACATTCTCGTCGGTGATGGAGTCCATTGCCACAAACTGCGGGCTCTGGCGCTCCTGGTAGATGAGCGGTTTGATAAACCGGCTGGTGTCGAACAGATACCAGGCCGTCCCGGCTCCTCCGCCATAGTTGCTGACAGTGGAAGAGCCGACCGGGTGATCGGTGTCGAAAAAGTACTGGCCGTCATAGCAGATAGTAGTAAATCCTGCAGCAAGAAGCCCCGCGAGCAAATAATCAGGGTGAACCTTGGAACTTCTGCCCAGCTCCTGAATAGGCGACTTGTAGACGCCGATGTTGTCATCCAGGATGTCGTTCCTGTCAATTTCGATGGTGCCCTCGTAGTCCTTGTTTGTGATGCTGTAACCATGCAGCATCAGGTTTTGCAGCACCCTGTCCCCCAGCCACTCCCGGAGCATCGGAAAAGCGCCCAGCCAGGCGTAATCCTGAGTCTTGCTCGTGGATGGCGCCAGGCTGGCGAAGGCAGGCCAGTACACCTGCGTGATCTCCATCGCCTGGTTAAAGAGCGCGCTGTTAGTCTTATAGATCGACGCCAGCATCGCCGCTGTAATCGTACCCTTGACAATGCTCATTTCTTTGTTCTCCTTTCATTGGCCCCTGGCCACTGATTGCTTACCTCTGATCGATATCCACCCAGACGGCAGTAGCGCTTTCCACCTTGACAATTTTCCCGGCAGGGATGTCGTTCGTCGTACCAGCAGCCAAAGCCACGGTCTGATCATCCAAAACATATACGGTTTTCCCTACATCAGCCGCTGTCATCCCGGAGGCTGCAAAGAGGAAAACCCCCTTCCTTTTGATCTTGACGTTAATGGCTCCATTCGCTCCGGCAGAATTATCCGCCTCGGCACAAGCCACTCCGGCAAACATAAAATTGGCCGTATCAGCTCCCGGCGCAGCATAGCCGCTGGCATTGGTACAAACCATGCTCCCGCCATAAACTTTGGCAGAAGCCGCCATAGGTAATTCTTCCTCCACACCCTCCTTATAGAGCGTGTCCCTGTCTTTGGTTAATGCACTCATTCTCTATTTTCTCCTTTCCCTGACCACTGACCACTAAATGAAAGTGTGAAGTGTAAAGTGTGAAGTGTGAAGTGTGAAATTTCTCCCTCCACCCTTCTCCCTTCTCCCTTCACTTTACCCCACAGGCCGGTAATACTTCTTGAAATCTTCCTCGCTCATGCCCATCTGTTTCATAACCACCCGGTCGGTTTCAGTGATCTCGGCCCTGGTTTCGCCTGCAGGCGGATCTCCGGCCCCGACATCCTTCATCATCACCACCACCGGGGCCTTTTCGACGAACATCTTAAACCCTGCCGGATCACCTTTGGCATAAGCCGTTGCCCAATCCTTCTGTGCCGCCGTGACCTTGCCCGCCTTCATTGCCTCGGTGACCAGTCCGTCGGCCTCCTGCCTGGCCAGCTTCTCCTTCATGGCCTGGAACTCTTCCACCGAAATCCCGGCAGTCTGAGGCTGCTTAAGAGCGCGAATCGTGGCGATGGCTTCCGACTTGGTTGCCGCCGCCGCCAGGCCAAGCTCAGTCATGATTTCCGTGCAGGCGACTGGAAAACGCAGACCGGAAGTTTTGAGCCCCTGGATCGCTCCGAGAACATCCATGCTGGTTGCCTCCGGAGGCAGATTCAGGGCCGACATAATTTCCTGGCCGATCACCGGCTGATTCAGCCTGGCTTTCATGGCCAGCAGGGCTTTTTCTTCGCTGGTGTCTTCCGGAAGGCCCAGCAAGACTAATACTTGCTTTAACATGATTTCCTCCTTTACGTTGGTTTGAGAATCTAAAGCCTTCATCACCAGGGGCACCAAATTGTTACCCCTGGGCAGATTAGTCAAGGCCATGCTTTGGATAGCGACCAGCCTCCTGGTCTTATCCAGCCCAACTACAGGGCTGTAATACCGGTATTGCCGGTTTTTAATCATCTCCCTGGCCGGTTCGGTCCAGTCAACCCGGCAGGCCAGGCCGGTGCCGTCAAAGAAAAATTCTTTTATCCAGCCCGCAGCCGGTGCGATCCCTCCGGTCAGGGTTTGATGCTCGTAATCGATTACGGTATCAACTCCCTTTGCCCGGTGTGCAGCCCTGACCGATTCGATGGATGCCTCATCGACGGTAAACGGCTCCATGCCGATTCCGGTAACCTGGCCCAGGGGGAAGATCAAAAACTCACTCGGAGCAGAGGGCGATGCCTCCATCGTGATGGTGATTACGGTTTCATCTCTCTGTGTCTCTGTGTCTCTGTGGTGTCCTTTTTCTTTTTCTTCACCCATTTTCCCGACTCCTTACCCAAAATTCACCAGAGGCCCAAAAATCGATTTTCCCTGCCTCCTGGCTACCAACCATGCGGTTCTCCATTTCGATCGATTTTCCCCTCTTACAGAGCGGTTTTCCCCTCTGTCCCCTCTTACCCCCGGCTTGACAAATCCGAAGGTGAAAGTGTATAGTAAAAATAACCACGAAATGAGGAGATAATAATGGACAAGAGCAAAATTCCCTTTTATGCTTCCAGCCTGGCCCAGAGCTTTATTGATTTCGAGCTGGGCGAAGTAGGACAAGAAAACCTTATCCATGATCAGCAATCGATTTCCTATATGCTGAAGCAAGGGTACAGCATCGATGATCTGGGCCTGATGGATGCGGTCAATATTCTTCGCGCCCATGATATCGAGAAGGCCAGGAAGGCCGCCGCATTGATTCAGCATCCTGAAGGAAAAGCCTCTGCCGAACGAAGCATTCGATGTTTTCAAGAGCGATGTATCCGCTGATCTCAAAGAATTTTCCCCTTGTTTTTCTGTAATCCGGTCCGGTGTTTTTCTATGATTTCAAGCCAATATTTTGATAAATCACCGTCCTGTAAACTTACCCCCAACCCGTTTTCCGGTAAACTCACTCCGGGAAGAAGTTTAGCCAGCTCTCCCCTTACCAATTTTTCGTAATCAGCGGGGTCCCCCTGTATATTCAATGTCCAGATCAGGTCTGAAAACCGCTGCCGATCCTGCCCTGCAGCTTCCATGAGCTGCATGAAGTTAGAAACCATCGGCTGGTAGATTGTGTCCCTTTCCTGGAAAATCAGCTTCGCATATTGATCTATATTTTGCAGTTTCAACGATTCGCAGAAATCAGGAAAGAAAAGCCGCGCCCAGCTTTCATTCACCAACTGAGACAGGTTATGATAATTCACCTCTTTTTTGTTATTATACCGTGGCAGGTCTATTTGCACGCCCAGGGAGTGTCCGAACTCATGGCAAAGGGTAGTGAGTGCGTCGGCCTGCTCGAATGAGGTAATCCTGCCATCCTGCAATGCTTTTTCAATGTGCATATATCGATCGAGTGCCAGCCCGATAGTTCTTTTTGCCTGATCCCAGCTACCGCTACGTTTTGTCTCGAACTCAAACCTTTTCACCGGCACGGCCTCAGCTCCCATTAGCTTGAAATTCTCCTGAAGGCCATTGAGCCTATCCGTCAACTGGCCCATATTCCGCACCGGCCCGAACCGCTCCTCAAAGGCCCGCTCGAAGATTTTCCGCTCCT
The sequence above is drawn from the bacterium genome and encodes:
- a CDS encoding phage minor head protein translates to MKGAFTEAIQFFASKEILHPDKFYQLSAEARVKAFTVSNITSLRVLKDLHAEVEKVLTEGGVLKGFQEAFNGILRDSGYAPENPRHIKIVLHQNIQTSYSVGRYNKQMERAKQRPWWRYNSIDDAGTTPLCYELGGHGSTPAVCYRYDHPFWNKFYPPNHFGCRSGVDDLSDDDLEEEGITPTEGDLTGKEYYPVLPDGSISDKPARLMPPEGFAVNPGKVAWEPDLSKFSDEERKIFERAFEERFGPVRNMGQLTDRLNGLQENFKLMGAEAVPVKRFEFETKRSGSWDQAKRTIGLALDRYMHIEKALQDGRITSFEQADALTTLCHEFGHSLGVQIDLPRYNNKKEVNYHNLSQLVNESWARLFFPDFCESLKLQNIDQYAKLIFQERDTIYQPMVSNFMQLMEAAGQDRQRFSDLIWTLNIQGDPADYEKLVRGELAKLLPGVSLPENGLGVSLQDGDLSKYWLEIIEKHRTGLQKNKGKIL
- a CDS encoding phage virion morphogenesis protein, with translation MPGPLVFSITSNCKEVQTTFIQVAHRLEDMRPVFQDFQGRMQRSISRNFAEGGRPVKWEPSKRALSRGRGKGKTGQTLRKSGILLNSLTGPGSSTTGPDFLEIATNVPYAKTHQYGAEKGSFGTVQVRVKQHTVKAFIRKGRPVREHTVREHTRLQKLPWGDIPARKFLLVQDSDIVYLKRSIARYVFGTAGGALGQAGQAGE
- a CDS encoding HI1506-related protein, with the protein product MLRIVSKKEGFCRCGVRHSEKPVDYPDGRFTDEQVARLKADPMLIVLEIPAQVSSQEDASAANGKLEGPVADDGSEPSGPAKGKKGK
- a CDS encoding DUF1320 domain-containing protein, encoding MPTIPYCTKADIYPDQISISMVIKLTDDSGLKTEMDETLEAVVDKAIIDASAEIDGYCQKLYAVPLTPVPELIRKYAVDMAIYNLYARRDIEIPEIRKDRHHQAIAYLKLVTEGKAALGAATPVADSPPNEVSISSNSAVFTRANMEGF
- a CDS encoding phage protease, with product MGEEKEKGHHRDTETQRDETVITITMEASPSAPSEFLIFPLGQVTGIGMEPFTVDEASIESVRAAHRAKGVDTVIDYEHQTLTGGIAPAAGWIKEFFFDGTGLACRVDWTEPAREMIKNRQYRYYSPVVGLDKTRRLVAIQSMALTNLPRGNNLVPLVMKALDSQTNVKEEIMLKQVLVLLGLPEDTSEEKALLAMKARLNQPVIGQEIMSALNLPPEATSMDVLGAIQGLKTSGLRFPVACTEIMTELGLAAAATKSEAIATIRALKQPQTAGISVEEFQAMKEKLARQEADGLVTEAMKAGKVTAAQKDWATAYAKGDPAGFKMFVEKAPVVVMMKDVGAGDPPAGETRAEITETDRVVMKQMGMSEEDFKKYYRPVG
- a CDS encoding Mu-like prophage major head subunit gpT family protein; this translates as MSIVKGTITAAMLASIYKTNSALFNQAMEITQVYWPAFASLAPSTSKTQDYAWLGAFPMLREWLGDRVLQNLMLHGYSITNKDYEGTIEIDRNDILDDNIGVYKSPIQELGRSSKVHPDYLLAGLLAAGFTTICYDGQYFFDTDHPVGSSTVSNYGGGAGTAWYLFDTSRFIKPLIYQERQSPQFVAMDSITDENVFMRKKYRYGVDYRGNVGYGLWQLAYASKDTLDATNYAAARSAMMAFKNDNGVPLGIMPDLLVYPPSLDGNAREILLAERNQAGATNVYYNTAKPLCLPWLS